The Glycine max cultivar Williams 82 chromosome 17, Glycine_max_v4.0, whole genome shotgun sequence genome contains the following window.
TACTTTTTTATTGCCTCAGACAGGCCACTTGAATCACATAAAAGAAATTTATCAAAACTGCGATCTACCGCTAGACAAGCAAATGCCTTGTTGTTAACAGACAATGATCTCAAATCTGTCAATTGACCAGGCTTTAGTTTGGGATAAGCTGAGAATACATATGAAGTAATCAAATAATCCAAGACAGCATCTCCAAGAAACTCCAATCGCTGCAAAGAATTATcacatttcaaaaattaaagatCAAATGTCTCACTAGAATTCATAGAGCTataaagtaaagaaaataattctTATATGAAGTCAGAACATTGGGAGGGAAAAGAAAAGTTACACTTGCCTGATAACAGCCTCCTCCAAGCTTATTGTAAGAAGGATGTACAAATGCCTGGAGAAGCAGGCCCTTATGAAAAAAGTGATGTCCTAGCTTACCTTCAAGAGAAGGAATGTCTACTTCAGAAGAAAGAGGTAAATAACTAGCACTTGCTATGCAAATATCAACCACTTGTGAAGCTTCAAAATCAACTTGAATGCCAATCCATGAAAGAAAAGCAATTGCAGCTTTAAAGCCACTGTCAACTAGAAATGCTCCAACCAGAGCTTCAACCACATCAGCAATTGTTTTCCTATGTAACCAATGATGATTTTTGTTACATTGGGTTTCAGTTACTTTTCCTTGTTCCTTAACAGAATTTAAACAGAAGTGTATGCTTTCTTTGGTTTCATTGCTACAAAGTCTTGGGCAAGGACGGCCTAATGCATAAAACTGAGTGGGATCAAATGTCTGATCGCATATATAGACCTGCAAGAGGGAGCAAGGAGATAGAGATAAGACTCAAGTCaggaaataaaaatatgcaCTGCGAAAATGAAGAGAGAAAGTGTTTTtctattgataaaaaaagaaagattacAAGATAGAATTATATATACATCATGGCCAATGGGCTGAATGGGCCAGActagaataaaataatacaacCTAATATATATACAATGACCTAAAATAGATACATTAGCCCATTATAAAGCCTGATATCTagataaaaaatgttatcaaGGTAATAAGCCTTACTAAATGGTTCAGTTAATTTCTACTATTCAGTTCTAGGGGAAACTCCAGTATCTTTAATCCTCAGTTAGGAATTGTACTGGGTTTGGATTTATGTTATCCAAGTGTTATTTTGATGGGAACTGAGATCCAAGTTAGTTAGGAAGGATCTGTTAATCGATTGGAGGTAGTTAATTATTAGGAGTATGTGATAGAAAATAACTTATCCACCATCATCCAGGAAACCCTACGTCAAATGAAcgaatcaattttataaataggaTTTGAACCTTTCATTTTAGCTCTCGACAATTTCGAGACACAGTAGTAGGTCCCAGTGCAGGGAATGGGGTTTCCCTGGTACAGAGTCCTGTGTCTATCGCCTAAAATGATAGGGTTGGGCTAGAAATTAAAGACACACTCAAATCCTGCACTATATGTTTTTCATTGCCACTACAATTTTagtgtgtgtgtctatatatatatatatgagagatCAACTTACACCAAGAGTAACTCTTTTAGAGTTACTCCTCATTCTCACCATTCATTTTCTTGGAATCTAACTGATAAAACCATTAGATTCCAAGAAAATGAATGGTGAGGATGGAGTGCTACTCTAAAAGAGTTACTCTTAGTATAAGTTGAtccctccctccctccctctctctctctctctctctctctctatatatatatatatatatataatcagctatttattaaaattatttccaGTGTATATCTTTTTTCCTTCTGCTCTGAATGAGGGATTAACATTCTTTGAAGGCATCAGCGGGTGATTTCGTTTTGAAATGAAATGTGGCAGCTGCGGAAACCCTAAACTAACAGAAAAACTatgaataacaataataataataatattttcttacttaGGAAATGAAGCAGGGATGTGTTGGTATAACTCTACCTGCAAATTGCGCTTGATAGCCAACTTAAACAGATTGGAATTATTCACAGCGTTGGAGCGCCTTTTTGTAAGGTCTCCTTCATGAAGGCTGTCATGCATGAGAAAAAAATGACGTGCAAcagcaaatttaagaaaagCATCACCAAGCACTTCAAGTCTTTCAAGGGAAAAGCGCTCCTGACACTTCTCAGTAGTGAGAGCTTCTAAAACCTAGTAATTTGTTCACAATAGTTAGTTGCTATAAACAAAATTCATCTGTACCATATAAGCACTGCAATGGTTAGATGTGAAAAAGaatacactactagaaaataatgtaaataataCATTGAATTTAATAAGCCCTTACTCTAAGGGCACTAATTTCAGCTGCCTCTGGAAAGGAAGAAGATAGCCTGTGCTTTAGTTCAATAGCCACCAGCAAGTTTCCAAGACGGTGCATAATTGAAGGTAGCAAAGATATGGAACTGCCAATATCCTTCGAAAAACCTATTATTTTTAGTTCACAAAGCTCAGGAGGCAAATAAATTAAGTATTCGTCCAGCTCCTGTGGTTCTGTCATTGACATTCAAAAGTTACAAACATTTAGATAAGATTCTGAAAAATTATCAGAATACAAAATAAATCCAAAATCAAGATACAAATTTGAAAGTAGTCAATGCACATTACACTTTTTAAATTGCTAACACAAAATCATAAAGAAATGCTCACAGGAAACAGATTGTTAGAAATTAGAATATCTAGATTATTTATGGTAGCATATCATGTATATATGGAAGAATCAATTAGGATCGATCTTAAGAACTAATTTTTGGATAGTATATCTGTATATCATTGTCCATTTCTCAGCAGCAAATCCTTCCTCGCTGCACATCAATAGCAGTGAGCCCACCCTACCACATATCTTTCTGGCATGTTTCTGTCATTCTACTAGCTAGTAAAAAGTTTAGGTAATGAAAACCAAATTCTCATGTCTTAGTTAATTAAGCTCTGTAGCCCATATCTTGTGTTTACTCATGAAGAAACAGCTAGGGGAGCTCAGATTATGGACAATGGGCCAAAAGAGTAGTTAGTTATGGTACAAGGGGGAGAAGATGAGAGGAATGATGAGTATGCTGAGTAGGAACAAAGAGAATAGTAGAGAATCCTAACTGAATGGGTGAAAAATGATAAAGGGGGGATCGTTATAGTGGGAAGGAGCATAGGGACAATTTTGGTAGAACGTGATTTAAGTGGAGTTCTCCATAAGGCTGACATTTTCTTTGTGGAGTCTCTTTTTCAGTCACATTTATTCCTAGAGTTTCTGTTTTACATTCCAaggttttcaaaatattttctggTTGTAAGGAGCTTTggctctatttttctttttcataaagACAACTCCTGTCAGACTCTAATGCTAAAAATAACATATCCAATACAATACCTGCATCCTCATGCTTTCGGTTGTGTAGCAGGTTGTGCAAATTGGAGACTGGTTTAACATGTAGAAGTGGTTGTTCTGGACATTTGAGGTGAATGGAAAACCTGACATTCAAGCATGcatatttttgtcaaatattATAAGCACAATATATGATATTCCAACTTGTATGGATACACATTCTCATATATCCAATTCAATCAGTTAATCAGCAATTTTAAAAAAGCCCCCATAAATATGAATGCCTTCATCAACATAGAAGAATTAGGatgcaaaaccaaaataacacaaGGATGAACCCATAATAATAAACAGATACCTACTTTTCAATGAAGTAATCCACATAGCTTGAAGTGCCTGAATCATTATGAGGACTATATCCATTCTTTTGGTAGTTAACATTCGTgacaaaataaaagttcttcTTATGTGGGGCATACACTAAACTATTCTCGACATCTCTTACACTTCTGTAACCATTGGCAAGTTGCAGGTGAATATCTAAAGGGAAAACTTTTTTATCCATAGTATCAGCTGGATGCCTGAAAATTGGTGAACAAAGGCATCTCTTCACAGTCTTCCAGTCTACTTTCATGGCATTTCCATATTCTTGCAATACAACTGGAAGCAAAAGGTAGAAGGTTGATGTGCCTGTGTGAGATTCAGCACCCATACCCAAGTCTACAAACTCAGAAACGAATTCTAATCTATCAAGAATAATTTTGAGGAACATTTCTTGAAAATTCTCTGCCATCTTAATCTGCAGGATGGGAAACTCCAAGcattaacttaaaattcttaaaataaaataaaacacaaacatCATTTACCTCATCTTTGTCAAATTCTACAACTCCAAATGGGACAAATTTTGTCATCACAGATCGACCATGAGCAAGATGGAGATCAAGTTCCAATTTCTCAGCCTCCATTGGAAGCCGAACCATGATGAAAAGACCAAACTCTTTGTAGACCCTATCCTCTGGATAGGGACAAAATTTTATGTAGTAAGAGTTGAGACGGACGATGTTATCCTCATTTATCCATGACTGTCCAAAGGCAGAAGGAACTAGCATCTCATGTAATTCTCCTCTTGATATGGCATctgcaaaaaaaggaaaataaatatagtaCAACACAACATATGATATAGTTACATCCCTAGAGACATAAGTTGAGATGACAAAGGTTTGTGACAATAACTACGTGAGAGGAGAAAAAAACTTCCACATATCTGGCAACACATGATTGGATGATGGTGTAGAAGTTTATACACTGACAGTGGGATTAACACTAAATCCATAAACAGGtatgttacaaaaataattaccaACAAGGGATTATGTAGAATTTAAAAGGTCTGAAAATGATCAGCACGGCAACATGCTGGATTACTCACTCTCCTTAATAATTGACAAGTAAATATGCTCAACAGTTTATtacaaaatacaatttatacaGTAAATTTTTGGCAACCCAGTGAAAGGCAATGAAAGTAATGGCTTATCAGAAAGCAACTAAAGTTTGACCTTCACattcatcttcatcagaagAGCCTGAAACCTGCGCCTCTGGCTCTGCATCATCTTGTTTTGGCAAGAGACAATCACTTAAAGTGCCTAAATTATACAGTTCTTCTATTGCTTTCAGGCAAGCATCTCTTTTGGAAGCCTCCATAGACAACTGTGGTGTACCTAAAATTTGGTTTATTGGTGCATTGGAAGGCAATGTTATATGGCAGGAAATCCCCCCTGAATCATCTAAGTAATAAAAACATGGCTTGGGGTCAAAGTACCTGTAAAGATAgattattacattttaaaacacaagaTTTGTACTTTATTTACATGGAACTAGTTGGTTGAGTAtataatttgaatcaaaatgGCCCAGTTATAAGCCCATACTCATCATGTGGAAGCTTTGAACAATACTGGTGAAGCAATGAGATACTATATCCAGAACTAACAGAAGCACCAGACGAATCAACTCTGAATATTCTTTCCTCAGGGATTATGTATGTCTCCTTGGATGTTCGAAAAGTAATTTCCATATTCATTCGGTATTCATCTTTCTCAAAGCCATCAATTATGTCAAGTTCCTTCTTATTGCCACTGCAACAACAAGATGATTTCAAAGGTAACCAAATGGATGAATTTTCTTAAATTACTTCTGAAATCTATTAGAAAGTAGGAGTACCTGTCCACCAAAAATGCATATTCTGACTGAGGCATACGTGCACGACCTCTTGACTGTATAAAGCTGGCAACAGTTTCTGGAAGATCAAATCGTATGACGAGGCAACACGTCTGAATGTCAAGTCCTTCTTCACCCACTTTGGTTGCAACCAGTAGATTCAACTGTTAACAGCATGAGCCATGTAGGACATTACTAGCACTCAACTCTTTAAATTGGTGGGTGATATTTGGTGGGCACCATTACTGATGTA
Protein-coding sequences here:
- the LOC100818702 gene encoding dicer-like protein 4 isoform X1, translating into MPDGESSVVVAGGQASMEPSLSVSNQLQSLSLSQDKNHDDSVKKDPRKIARKYQLELCKKAMEENIIVYLGTGCGKTHIAVLLMYGMGHLIRKPQKNICVFLAPTVALVHQQAKVIADSTNFKVGTYCGSSKRLKRHQDWEQEIGQYEVLVMTPQILLHNLSHCFITMEMIALLIFDECHHAQVKSNHAYAVIMKVFYKSNSSKVPRIFGMTASPVVGKGASSEANLAKSINSLEHILDAKVYSVEDKELQSFVTTPVINIYHYVSTASGETSLYLKIEEIKRQCIANLGRSIEDHQKRMNAKKLLNRMHDNVIFGLQNLGIWGALQASHILLSGDRSERHELVEAEGNSSDDSLCDKYLAQAAELFTSQCMIGDRVTDLSSVEILKEPFFSAKLLRLIGILSNFRLQKNMKCIIFVNRIVTARSLSYILQKLKLLRQWRSDFLVGVHAGLKSMSRKTMNIIVDKFRSGELNLLVATKVGEEGLDIQTCCLVIRFDLPETVASFIQSRGRARMPQSEYAFLVDSGNKKELDIIDGFEKDEYRMNMEITFRTSKETYIIPEERIFRVDSSGASVSSGYSISLLHQYCSKLPHDEYFDPKPCFYYLDDSGGISCHITLPSNAPINQILGTPQLSMEASKRDACLKAIEELYNLGTLSDCLLPKQDDAEPEAQVSGSSDEDECEDAISRGELHEMLVPSAFGQSWINEDNIVRLNSYYIKFCPYPEDRVYKEFGLFIMVRLPMEAEKLELDLHLAHGRSVMTKFVPFGVVEFDKDEIKMAENFQEMFLKIILDRLEFVSEFVDLGMGAESHTGTSTFYLLLPVVLQEYGNAMKVDWKTVKRCLCSPIFRHPADTMDKKVFPLDIHLQLANGYRSVRDVENSLVYAPHKKNFYFVTNVNYQKNGYSPHNDSGTSSYVDYFIEKFSIHLKCPEQPLLHVKPVSNLHNLLHNRKHEDAEPQELDEYLIYLPPELCELKIIGFSKDIGSSISLLPSIMHRLGNLLVAIELKHRLSSSFPEAAEISALRVLEALTTEKCQERFSLERLEVLGDAFLKFAVARHFFLMHDSLHEGDLTKRRSNAVNNSNLFKLAIKRNLQVYICDQTFDPTQFYALGRPCPRLCSNETKESIHFCLNSVKEQGKVTETQCNKNHHWLHRKTIADVVEALVGAFLVDSGFKAAIAFLSWIGIQVDFEASQVVDICIASASYLPLSSEVDIPSLEGKLGHHFFHKGLLLQAFVHPSYNKLGGGCYQRLEFLGDAVLDYLITSYVFSAYPKLKPGQLTDLRSLSVNNKAFACLAVDRSFDKFLLCDSSGLSEAIKKYVDYIRRPVSDNSIKEGPKCPKALGDLVESCVGAILLDSGFNLNKVWKIMTSFLDSIMKFSSSLQLSPVRDLRELCQSHNMELEFLPVPSKLTKRFSVEAKVSGNGVCETASATGQNKKEACRIASLLLFSKFKAQGWKAKSKTLEEVLESTSKMEPKLIGYDETPIDVTDTNKHIVVNADPYNKSNPEIRPMQETDEICSPCVKPFGQRLQSSAKGKLSQIFENRDCSSDLSGTGTARSRLYELCASYCWKPPSFECCKAEGPDHLKQFTCKVTLEIEEAQNLILEFVGEPLSKKKDAAESAAEGAFWYLQHEGYLPSSGN
- the LOC100818702 gene encoding dicer-like protein 4 isoform X2 encodes the protein MPDGESSVVVAGGQASMEPSLSVSNQLQSLSLSQDKNHDDSVKKDPRKIARKYQLELCKKAMEENIIVYLGTGCGKTHIAVLLMYGMGHLIRKPQKNICVFLAPTVALVHQQAKVIADSTNFKVGTYCGSSKRLKRHQDWEQEIGQYEVLVMTPQILLHNLSHCFITMEMIALLIFDECHHAQVKSNHAYAVIMKVFYKSNSSKVPRIFGMTASPVVGKGASSEANLAKSINSLEHILDAKVYSVEDKELQSFVTTPVINIYHYVSTASGETSLYLKIEEIKRQCIANLGRSIEDHQKRMNAKKLLNRMHDNVIFGLQNLGIWGALQASHILLSGDRSERHELVEAEGNSSDDSLCDKYLAQAAELFTSQCMIGDRVTDLSSVEILKEPFFSAKLLRLIGILSNFRLQKNMKCIIFVNRIVTARSLSYILQKLKLLRQWRSDFLVGVHAGLKSMSRKTMNIIVDKFRSGELNLLVATKVGEEGLDIQTCCLVIRFDLPETVASFIQSRGRARMPQSEYAFLVDSGNKKELDIIDGFEKDEYRMNMEITFRTSKETYIIPEERIFRVDSSGASVSSGYSISLLHQYCSKLPHDEYFDPKPCFYYLDDSGGISCHITLPSNAPINQILGTPQLSMEASKRDACLKAIEELYNLGTLSDCLLPKQDDAEPEAQVSGSSDEDECEDAISRGELHEMLVPSAFGQSWINEDNIVRLNSYYIKFCPYPEDRVYKEFGLFIMVRLPMEAEKLELDLHLAHGRSVMTKFVPFGVVEFDKDEIKMAENFQEMFLKIILDRLEFVSEFVDLGMGAESHTGTSTFYLLLPVVLQEYGNAMKVDWKTVKRCLCSPIFRHPADTMDKKVFPLDIHLQLANGYRSVRDVENSLVYAPHKKNFYFVTNVNYQKNGYSPHNDSGTSSYVDYFIEKFSIHLKCPEQPLLHVKPVSNLHNLLHNRKHEDAEPQELDEYLIYLPPELCELKIIGFSKDIGSSISLLPSIMHRLGNLLVAIELKHRLSSSFPEAAEISALRVLEALTTEKCQERFSLERLEVLGDAFLKFAVARHFFLMHDSLHEGDLTKRRSNAVNNSNLFKLAIKRNLQVYICDQTFDPTQFYALGRPCPRLCSNETKESIHFCLNSVKEQGKVTETQCNKNHHWLHRKTIADVVEALVGAFLVDSGFKAAIAFLSWIGIQVDFEASQVVDICIASASYLPLSSEVDIPSLEGKLGHHFFHKGLLLQAFVHPSYNKLGGGCYQRLEFLGDAVLDYLITSYVFSAYPKLKPGQLTDLRSLSVNNKAFACLAVDRSFDKFLLCDSSGLSEAIKKYVDYIRRPVSDNSIKEGPKCPKALGDLVESCVGAILLDSGFNLNKVWKIMTSFLDSIMKFSSSLQLSPVRDLRELCQSHNMELEFLPVPSKLTKRFSVEAKVSGNGVCETASATGQNKKEACRIASLLLFSKFKAQGWKAKSKTLEEVLESTSKMEPKLIGYDETPIDVTDTNKHIVVNADPYNKSNPEIRPMQETDEICSPCVKPFGQRLQSSAKGKLSQIFENRDCSSDLSGTGTARSRLYELCASYCWKPPSFECCKAEGPDHLKQDSMLTPPFLIIVPFLDSLAR
- the LOC100818702 gene encoding dicer-like protein 4 isoform X3, which gives rise to MTPQILLHNLSHCFITMEMIALLIFDECHHAQVKSNHAYAVIMKVFYKSNSSKVPRIFGMTASPVVGKGASSEANLAKSINSLEHILDAKVYSVEDKELQSFVTTPVINIYHYVSTASGETSLYLKIEEIKRQCIANLGRSIEDHQKRMNAKKLLNRMHDNVIFGLQNLGIWGALQASHILLSGDRSERHELVEAEGNSSDDSLCDKYLAQAAELFTSQCMIGDRVTDLSSVEILKEPFFSAKLLRLIGILSNFRLQKNMKCIIFVNRIVTARSLSYILQKLKLLRQWRSDFLVGVHAGLKSMSRKTMNIIVDKFRSGELNLLVATKVGEEGLDIQTCCLVIRFDLPETVASFIQSRGRARMPQSEYAFLVDSGNKKELDIIDGFEKDEYRMNMEITFRTSKETYIIPEERIFRVDSSGASVSSGYSISLLHQYCSKLPHDEYFDPKPCFYYLDDSGGISCHITLPSNAPINQILGTPQLSMEASKRDACLKAIEELYNLGTLSDCLLPKQDDAEPEAQVSGSSDEDECEDAISRGELHEMLVPSAFGQSWINEDNIVRLNSYYIKFCPYPEDRVYKEFGLFIMVRLPMEAEKLELDLHLAHGRSVMTKFVPFGVVEFDKDEIKMAENFQEMFLKIILDRLEFVSEFVDLGMGAESHTGTSTFYLLLPVVLQEYGNAMKVDWKTVKRCLCSPIFRHPADTMDKKVFPLDIHLQLANGYRSVRDVENSLVYAPHKKNFYFVTNVNYQKNGYSPHNDSGTSSYVDYFIEKFSIHLKCPEQPLLHVKPVSNLHNLLHNRKHEDAEPQELDEYLIYLPPELCELKIIGFSKDIGSSISLLPSIMHRLGNLLVAIELKHRLSSSFPEAAEISALRVLEALTTEKCQERFSLERLEVLGDAFLKFAVARHFFLMHDSLHEGDLTKRRSNAVNNSNLFKLAIKRNLQVYICDQTFDPTQFYALGRPCPRLCSNETKESIHFCLNSVKEQGKVTETQCNKNHHWLHRKTIADVVEALVGAFLVDSGFKAAIAFLSWIGIQVDFEASQVVDICIASASYLPLSSEVDIPSLEGKLGHHFFHKGLLLQAFVHPSYNKLGGGCYQRLEFLGDAVLDYLITSYVFSAYPKLKPGQLTDLRSLSVNNKAFACLAVDRSFDKFLLCDSSGLSEAIKKYVDYIRRPVSDNSIKEGPKCPKALGDLVESCVGAILLDSGFNLNKVWKIMTSFLDSIMKFSSSLQLSPVRDLRELCQSHNMELEFLPVPSKLTKRFSVEAKVSGNGVCETASATGQNKKEACRIASLLLFSKFKAQGWKAKSKTLEEVLESTSKMEPKLIGYDETPIDVTDTNKHIVVNADPYNKSNPEIRPMQETDEICSPCVKPFGQRLQSSAKGKLSQIFENRDCSSDLSGTGTARSRLYELCASYCWKPPSFECCKAEGPDHLKQFTCKVTLEIEEAQNLILEFVGEPLSKKKDAAESAAEGAFWYLQHEGYLPSSGN